A single genomic interval of Flavobacteriales bacterium harbors:
- the lipB gene encoding lipoyl(octanoyl) transferase LipB — protein sequence MRHVHFHDFGVIDYATAWDLQKRLFQETIDIKLANRALPADEQRPTEDHLLFCEHNHVYTLGKSGKQSHLLLNEQGLRDKGVQFFPIDRGGDITYHGPGQLVGYPLFDLDHHFTDIHRFLRTLEEAVIGTLEAYGIKAGRLEGLTGVWLDAQDPFKARKICAFGIRASRWVTMHGFAFNVNTDLSYFQNIVPCGIADKGVTSLAQELGGPVDMDQVKQRMKLELADLFDVELVG from the coding sequence GTGAGACACGTCCACTTCCACGACTTCGGCGTCATCGACTACGCCACGGCGTGGGACCTGCAGAAGCGGCTCTTCCAGGAGACCATCGACATCAAGCTGGCCAACCGCGCGCTGCCTGCGGATGAACAGCGGCCGACCGAGGACCACCTGCTCTTCTGCGAGCACAACCACGTATACACCCTGGGCAAGAGCGGCAAGCAGAGCCACCTCTTACTGAACGAACAGGGCTTGCGCGACAAGGGCGTGCAGTTCTTCCCCATCGACCGCGGCGGCGACATCACCTACCACGGGCCGGGGCAGCTGGTGGGCTACCCCCTCTTCGACCTCGACCATCATTTCACGGACATCCACCGCTTCCTGCGCACGCTGGAGGAGGCCGTGATCGGCACGCTGGAGGCCTATGGCATCAAGGCCGGCCGCCTCGAGGGCCTCACCGGCGTGTGGCTCGATGCGCAGGACCCCTTCAAGGCCCGGAAGATCTGCGCCTTCGGCATCCGCGCCAGCCGCTGGGTCACCATGCACGGCTTCGCCTTCAACGTGAACACGGACCTCAGCTACTTCCAGAACATCGTGCCCTGCGGCATCGCCGACAAGGGTGTCACCAGCCTGGCGCAGGAACTGGGCGGGCCGGTGGACATGGACCAGGTGAAGCAGCGGATGAAGCTGGAGCTGGCCGACCTGTTCGACGTGGAGCTGGTGGGGTGA
- a CDS encoding serine hydrolase, whose protein sequence is MRLLKKILLWTAGLVVLLIVLAYATGNGHIPRGVRYTYLIGRTAPEIDDRDFFPYSTIPATAPQPWPQGARYGHLSLKPEQEQQLKDLYSVGFAVFQHDSLIFEQYWNGWDADSVSNSFSVAKSYVSVLTGIALKEGVIRSVQQPVGDFLPEFTAMDPCHGAITIEHVLTMSTGLDWGESGADPFSDNAKGYYGTDVRALSLDQPCRIPPGREFDYISGATQIMAEVLEAAWKRPLDELVAEKLWGPLGCEHPAYWGKDREDGDFKAFCCLYATARDFGRIGQLYLDSGMWKGREIVPRDFFLASVTPAKVMDKGRPNARYGYFWWLAELEGKPIHYCRGFHGEYVVVIPHEDLVLVRTGMKREEVNEEGHPQDVFHWIAIARELAGRKG, encoded by the coding sequence ATGCGCCTGTTGAAGAAGATCCTGCTCTGGACCGCCGGTCTTGTCGTGCTGCTCATCGTCCTGGCCTACGCCACCGGCAACGGGCACATCCCCCGCGGTGTGCGCTACACCTACCTCATCGGTCGCACCGCTCCGGAGATCGACGACCGCGACTTCTTCCCCTACAGCACCATCCCGGCCACCGCGCCACAACCCTGGCCCCAAGGCGCACGCTACGGACATCTTTCGCTCAAGCCCGAACAGGAGCAACAGCTCAAGGACCTGTACAGCGTGGGCTTCGCCGTGTTCCAGCACGACAGCCTCATCTTCGAGCAGTACTGGAACGGCTGGGACGCGGACAGCGTGAGCAACAGCTTCAGCGTGGCCAAGAGCTACGTGAGCGTCCTCACCGGCATCGCCCTCAAGGAGGGGGTGATCAGGAGCGTGCAGCAGCCGGTGGGCGACTTCCTGCCCGAGTTCACGGCGATGGACCCCTGCCACGGCGCGATCACGATCGAGCACGTGCTGACCATGAGCACCGGGCTGGACTGGGGCGAGAGCGGCGCCGACCCCTTCAGCGACAATGCCAAGGGCTACTACGGCACCGACGTACGCGCACTGAGCCTCGACCAGCCCTGCCGCATCCCTCCGGGCCGGGAGTTCGACTACATCAGTGGCGCCACACAGATCATGGCCGAGGTGCTGGAGGCCGCCTGGAAGCGGCCCCTCGACGAGCTGGTGGCCGAGAAGCTCTGGGGCCCGCTGGGCTGCGAGCATCCGGCGTACTGGGGCAAGGACAGGGAGGACGGGGACTTCAAGGCTTTCTGCTGCCTCTACGCCACGGCGCGCGACTTCGGCCGCATCGGGCAACTGTACCTGGACAGCGGCATGTGGAAGGGCCGCGAGATCGTGCCACGCGACTTCTTCCTGGCCTCGGTGACCCCCGCCAAGGTGATGGACAAGGGCCGGCCCAACGCGCGCTACGGCTACTTCTGGTGGCTCGCCGAACTGGAAGGGAAGCCCATCCACTACTGCCGCGGCTTCCACGGCGAGTACGTGGTGGTGATCCCGCACGAGGACCTGGTGCTGGTGCGCACCGGCATGAAGCGCGAGGAGGTGAACGAGGAGGGCCACCCGCAGGACGTGTTCCACTGGATCGCCATCGCCCGGGAGCTGGCCGGGCGCAAGGGCTGA